The Cryptococcus neoformans var. neoformans B-3501A chromosome 4, whole genome shotgun sequence genome has a window encoding:
- a CDS encoding hypothetical protein (Match to ESTs gb|CF187925.1|CF187925, gb|CF187924.1|CF187924; HMMPfam hit to Sugar_tr, Sugar (and other) transporter, score: 147.5, E(): 2.8e-41): protein MPSNSPYLPILWACISSWYYGFHLSELNFPALSLTCTSPSSSSLIPQCLYLSESLYAFTTAIFTVGGLLGSLSNPWIVSKYGLKGGISLTGWINLFGATAMTLAPHWIILAAGRFVTGVSSGLAISLVPPYLSIIAKSSKELVHRSGQIGTMNQMAIVLGICSAQAAGLLLTGEKGDVPGSWRYVVSISGFISVLQILASQTISVSSEEHSRPTQSSAFDPESESRPQLHDEAASPLLPSSQQTVQLNLRQILSNPSLRGPSLLCAAIMALQQLSGVNAVMFYSTPVLRPLLPTSVGLVGIGITIVNAIMTVPAMLLMDYLGRKVLILASIIGMAATSILLAIGLNGHHQIMSAISIIAFVASFSIGLGPVPFLLISELVPPPAVAALSSLAVSTNWVTNFFVALFFLPLRDLLSSPPDPRSPESGREGEGRVFYMFTAVLLMGGIMIGRGLRTN, encoded by the exons CGCCATCCAGCTCCTCACTCATTCCCCAATGCCTGTACCTTTCAGAATCACTATACGCTTTCACAACCGCCATATTTACAGTTGGCGGTCTTTTAGGCAGTCTATCAAATCCTTGGATCGTGTCCAAGTATGGATTGAAAGGAGGTATATCTTTGACAGGATGGATCAATCTCTTCGGCGCCACCGCAATGACTTTAGCTCCGCATTGGATCATTCTGGCTGCAGGACGGTTCGTTACTGGTGTGTCCTCAGGTCTCGCCATTTCCCTTGTTCCTCCTTATCTTTCGATTATTGCCAAATCGTCGAAAGAACTAGTCCACAGGTCCGGGCAAATCGGGACAATGAACCAAATGGCTATCGTTTTGGGCATCTGTTCCGCTCAGGCCGCAGGATTGCTACTAACGGGTGAG AAAGGAGATGTTCCTGGTAGCTGGCGATACGTTGTTTCCATCTCAGGCTTTATATCGGTGCTTCAAATCCTCGCTTCTCAAACGATCTCAGTGTCTAGCGAAGAGCATAGCAGACCTACCCAGTCTTCAGCCTTCGATCCAGAATCTGAGTCACGTCCTCAATTACATGATGAGG CagcatctcctcttcttccgtcttcACAACAAACAGTCCAACTCAATTTGCGTCAGATCCTTTCCAATCCCTCTCTCCGAGGACCATCCCTTTTGTGTGCAGCTATAATGGCTCTCCAGCAGCTTTCTGGGGTTAACGCCGTTATGTTTTACTCGACTCCTGTTTTAAGACCACTTCTACCTACGTCGGTAGGACTTGTAGGTATCGGGATTACAATCGTAAACGCAATCATGACGGTGCCTGCCATGTTATTGATGGAC TACCTAGGACGTAAGGTTCTCATTCTCGCCTCCATCATCGGCATGGCAGCTACCAGCATACTTCTCGCCATTGGCCTTAATGGCCACCATCAAATAATGAGTGCCATCTCTATTATAGCTTTCGTTGCCTCGTTCTCCATTGGCTTAGGACCAGTTCCCTTCTTACTGATTTCCGAGCTAGTGCCTCCTCCT GCCGTGGCGGCCCTTTCTAGCTTGGCTGTCTCCACCAATTGGGTGACCAACTTCTTCGTggctcttttcttcctaCCTCTGCGAGACCTCCTATCTTCCCCACCCGACCCACGGAGTCCGGAGTCcgggagggaaggagaagggagggtGTTTTACATGTTCACTGCCGTGTTATTGATGGGTGGTATAATGATTGGGAGAGGCTTAAGGACAAATTGA
- a CDS encoding hypothetical protein (Match to ESTs gb|CF192450.1|CF192450, gb|CF192449.1|CF192449; HMMPfam hit to PCI, PCI domain, score: 100.9, E(): 3e-27): MSDDEFMMDDIADDEEYDFDYDDDDDDVEEGAVGDVENQYYKAKALKEDDAQGALKAFRTIVDDQPEKGEWGFKALKQMTKMNYLRLHEPEKALETYRELLGYTKSNVTRNYAEKTINNILDYVGGEGKHAAKAPKVPLDTLEKFYEVTRVACDEAKNERLSTKCNLKLAKLWLDRKEYTRLHPILQSLHATCAPAANSVSSDDQSKGSLLLEVYAMEIQMYSNLKETRKLKAIYNAAMQVRNAIPHPRIMGVIKECGGKMWMQEKAWGKASEDLFESFRQYDESGSAQRIQVLKYLVLNTMLMGSDINPFDSQETKPYKNDPQIVAMTNLVSAYQRRDVQEAESILKANQATITNDPFIDHFVGDLLTSLRTQYIVDIIKPYTRLELDSLADKLNIHRSEVESLVVSLILDDKIKGKIDQANGILVLDRFGMAQRKRYQALGTMAAELDILAGKVESEKLGVKDGGARAWVGSQAIFG, encoded by the exons ATGTCTGACGACGAGTTTATGATGGAT GACATtgccgatgatgag GAATACGACTTTGAttacgatgatgatgacgatgatgtcgaagaaggtgcCGTTGGAGATGTTGAGAATCAGTATTACAAGGCAAAAG CTttaaaagaagatgacgcACAAGGTGCATTAAAGGCGTTTAGAACAATTGTCGATGACCAAccggagaagggagaatg GGGATTTAAAGCGTTGAAGCAGATGACAAAAATGAACTATCTTCGGCTGCATGAACCCGAGAAGGCTTTAGAAACCTATCGAGAGCTTCTCGGCTATACTAAA AGCAATGTGACCAGGAATTATGCCGAAAAAACGATCAATAATATTCTCGATTACgtgggtggagaaggaaag CACGCCGCAAAAGCTCCGAAAGTGCCCTTAGATACTTTAGAGAAGTTCTATGAGGTTACTAGAGTAGCATGTGATGAAGCGAAGAACGAG CGATTATCAACCAAGTGTAATTTGAAGCTTGCTAAGCTCTGGTTAGACCGAAAGGAATACACCCGTCTTCATCCG ATCCTTCAATCACTCCACGCCACATGTGCTCCTGCTGCCAACTCTGTCTCGTCTGACGACCAATCGAAGGGTTCATTAT TGCTTGAGGTCTATGCCATGGAGATTCAAATGTACAGCAACTTGAAGGAGACACGAAAGCTCAAG GCCATTTACAATGCTGCCATGCAAGTGCGGAACGCCATCCCTCACCCTCGCATCATGGGCGTTATCAAAGAGTGCGGTGGTAAAATGTGGATGCAAGAGA AGGCATGGGGTAAGGCGTCGGAGGACCTCTTTGAGTCTTTCAGACAGTACGACGAGTCAGGGTCTGCTCAAAGAATACAGGTCCTCAAATATCTCGTGCTCAACACCATGCTTATGGGCAGTGACATCAATCCATTTGACTCTCAAGAAACCAAACC ATACAAAAACGACCCACAAATCGTGGCTATGACGAACCTTGTTTCAGCTTATCAAAGGCGCGATGTGCAGGAAGCGGAGAGCATATTGAAAG CTAATCAAGCTACCATCACCAACGACCCGTTCATTGATCACTTTGTCGGTGACCTTTTGACTTCTCTCCGCACTCAATACATTGTCGATATCATCAAGCCTTACACTCGTCTTGAACTTGATTCTCTTGCGGACAAACTGAACATTCACAGAAGTGAAGTTGAGAGTCTAGTGGTATCTCTGATCTTGGATGATAAAATTAAAGGCAAGATAGATCAGGCCAATGGCATACTGGTGCTTGACCGATT TGGTATGGCTCAGAGGAAACGGTATCAAGCACTGGGCACAATGGCCGCGGAACTTGATATCTTGGCTGGCAAGGTAGAGAGCGAAAAGTTGGGTGTCAAAGATGGTGGAGCGCGCGCGTGGGTCGGTAGTCAGGCTATCTTTGGCTAA